Proteins co-encoded in one Lynx canadensis isolate LIC74 chromosome C1, mLynCan4.pri.v2, whole genome shotgun sequence genomic window:
- the TMEM35B gene encoding transmembrane protein 35B isoform X3, whose protein sequence is MALGLAALRVLLGGFFALTGAAKLSGQISAPASEQMKALFVQFAEVFPLKVFGYQPDPMGYQEAVGWLELLAGLLLVLGPPMLQEISNLLLTLLMMEPGALPAVFYFPWPLD, encoded by the exons ATGGCGCTCGGGCTCGCCGCTCTGCGCGTCCTGCTGGGTGGCTTCTTCGCGCTCACGGGGGCGGCCAAGCTCTCGGGGCAGATCTCGGCTCCAGCGTCCGAGCAGATG AAAGCCCTGTTTGTGCAGTTTGCTGAGGTGTTCCCGTTGAAGGTGTTCGGCTATCAGCCAGATCCCATGGGCTATCAAGAGGCTGTGGGCTGGCTGGAACTGCTGGCTGGGCTGCTGCTGGTCCTGGGCCCACCGATGCTGCAAGAGATCAGTAACTTGCTTTTGACCCTGCTCATGATGG aaCCAGGAGCCCTCCCTGCTGTATTC